One genomic window of Methanosarcina acetivorans C2A includes the following:
- a CDS encoding ArsR family transcriptional regulator: MGKRTRIINDPSYLVPLLRTFGSRTHKKIFDALSSKWMTRAEIDEFIGSDSSRSLHILKKAGLLESQWRVPEAGQKPSKEYHSSYSKVQVNFQCSFEDLSDIIMLTFKPYEEVKDAMEELERLVEEGNTSMSNLTRTLNKNPFYICAVARRSERLSVMGQRLKIIEDVEENYD; the protein is encoded by the coding sequence ATGGGTAAACGAACTCGAATAATTAACGATCCTTCATATTTAGTACCATTACTCAGGACATTTGGATCAAGAACCCATAAAAAAATATTCGATGCACTTTCTAGCAAATGGATGACAAGGGCAGAAATTGATGAGTTCATAGGTTCGGACTCTTCAAGAAGCCTTCATATTCTGAAAAAAGCCGGGCTCCTCGAGAGCCAGTGGAGAGTCCCTGAAGCAGGACAAAAACCCTCAAAAGAATACCACAGTTCTTATTCAAAGGTTCAGGTGAACTTTCAGTGTTCCTTTGAAGACCTCAGTGACATCATTATGCTGACTTTCAAACCGTATGAGGAGGTAAAGGATGCAATGGAGGAACTGGAAAGACTGGTAGAAGAGGGCAACACCTCAATGAGCAACCTCACAAGGACTCTTAACAAAAATCCGTTTTATATCTGCGCCGTTGCCCGCAGGTCCGAAAGGCTTTCAGTAATGGGGCAGAGGTTAAAAATAATTGAAGATGTTGAGGAGAATTACGATTGA